The genomic interval ATTAAAAGGTCTTATTGCTGGAATGATGAGAATAGAAACAGAAGATAAGAAGATTGTTTTATTTAAAATGTTTGAAACAATTATCACTGCTTTTGCTTCATCATTTATAGGAGTTCTTTTAGCTGTTTTATGCTCTCCTTTTTTAGCAGCAAATATATCTAATAAATATCTAGCTAAGTTTTTAACAGTATGCTTTTCTATATTTAGGACTGTTCCTGCTTTAGTAATGGCTGCAATACTTGTTAGCCTTATAGGAATTGGGAGTTTTACAGGATTTATAAGCTTACTTATCATTACATTTTTTTCAGCCACTAAGCTTTTAAAGGAGTATTTAGAAGAAATAAATCCTGCTAAAATACAATCATTTAGAAGTTTTGGATTTTCAAAATTTACTTTTTTAAGATCATGTATATATCCCTTTTCTAAACCATATATCATTTCACTTTTCTTTTTAACTTTGGAATCTAGTATAAGAGGAGCAAGTGTATTAGGTATGGTTGGAGCTGGTGGTATAGGAGAAGAACTTTGGAAAAATTTAAGTTTTCTTAGATATGATAAAGTTTCATTTATAATTGTAATCTTACTAGGTTTTATATTTTTAACAGATACTTTAAGTTGGTTCTTTAGAAAAAAAGATAATCTTATAAAAATTACTACTTCTAAAGGATATAAGAGAAGTAAATTTATTTCAAACTTTGTTATTATTGGAGTTTTAATTCTATTAGTTTTTTCATTAAATATCTTATATGAAGACACAAATAAAATATCAGCTCCAGTGTTCTTTGAAAGACTATTTACTTTTTTAAAAAAATTTAGAAATTTAGATTTCACTTACTCAGGAAAAGCTTTACTTGCGTTGTGGCAAAGCTTCTTAGTTGCTTTTTTTGCAACAGTTTTTGCTGCTCCAAGTGCAATAATTGTAAGTTATTTTGCAAACTCTGTTACTTCTAATAAAATAATTGCTTTTCTTATAAAAATCTTTATAAATTTTATAAGAACTTTTCCACCTGTGATAGTTGCTATATTATTCTTTAGTGGCTTTGGTCCAGGACTTATAAGTGGTTTCTTTGCTTTATATCTCTACACAACTGGAGTTATAACAAAAGTTTATGTAGATGTTTTAGAAAGTGTTGAAGTTGATTATGGTTTATATGGTAAAAGTTTAGGTTTAAGAAATTTCTATATCTATTTAAAACTTTGGCTGCCATCTACTTACACAAACTTCGTTTCTATATTCTTATATAGATTTGAATCTAATATGAAAAATTCAAGTGTATTAGGTATGGTTGGAGCTGGTGGTATAGGTCAATTACTTATGAATCATATAGCTTTTAGAAATTGGGAAAAAGTATGGGTCCTTTTAATATTTTTAATAATTACTATAATTTTAATAGAAAATCTATCTGAATATATTAGAAATAAAGTTAATAAATAATAGAAAATTTCTTAAATATATCAGTAGTAAAATTGATATCAATACAAAAAAATATATTTTTTACTTGAAATAATATAAATTTTATAGTACAATAAGGTATACCAATTTAATCAAAAATAAGGAGTGATAATAATGGCTAAATTAACAGATGCTATAAAAGATTTAATATTAAATCCAGTTAAAGAAGGAGCTTGGACTGCTCAATTAGGGTGGATTGCAACAGTAAGAGAAGATGGAGCACCAAACATTGGTCCAAAAAGATCTTGCCGTATATATGATGACGCAACTCTAGTATGGAACGAAAATACAGCTGGAGAAATAATGAAAGATATCGAAAGAGGATCAAAAGTTGCTATAGCTTTTGCTAACTGGGATAAATTAGATGGTTACCGTTTTGTAGGAACAGCTGAAGTTCATAAAGAAGGAAAATACTATGATGAAGCTGTTGAATGGGCAAAAGGAAAAATGGGTGTACCTAAAGCTGCAGTAGTATTCCACATTGAAGAAGTTTATACTTTAAAATCAGGACCAACTGCTGGAACAAGAATCGACTAATAACTACTTAACACGAAAATATAAAACCGATTTAGAAGTAAAATTCTTTATCGGTTTTTTGTTTTTAAAAGTTTTTTTACCAAATATTAATTTTTCTTGTATATAATAAAAAAAAGAGTATAATAAGAGAAAATAAATAATACTATACTAAATTAATAATTTTATAGAAACTGATGATACTATACGGAATGGAGGATAAGATTGTATTACAAGATTGGAATTGATGTTGGGTCAACAACATTAAAAACTGTTATTTTAAATGAAAAAGATGAAATCATTGAAAAAAGTTATCAAAGGCATTTTTCTAAAGTAAGAGAAATGACATTAGAGCATTTTAAAAGTTTAAAAGATTTACTCAATGGAAAAAAATTTAAATTAGCTATTACAGGATCAGCAGGTCTTGGAATTTCTAAAGATTATGGAATTCCATTTGTACAAGAGGTGTTTTCAACAGCTGGAGCAGTTAAAAAATGTTATCCTCAAACTGATATTGTCATTGAGCTAGGAGGAGAAGATGCAAAGATTTTATTTCTAAAAGGAGCTATAGAAGAACGTATGAATGGAACTTGTGCAGGTGGTACAGGAGCCTTTATTGATCAAATGGCTAGTCTTTTAGATATGGAAGTTTCTGAATTGGATAAAATTAGTTTTGAACATGAAAGAATTTATCCTATTGCATCTCGTTGTGGAGTTTTTGCTAAAACAGATGTACAACCTCTTCTAAATCAAGGAGCTAAAAAATCAGATATTGCAGCAAGTATTTATCAAGCTGTTGTAGAGCAAACAATAACAGGTCTTGCTCAAGGAAGACCTATAAAAGGAACTGTTATCTTCTTAGGAGGTCCTCTTTATTTTTTAAAAGGCTTACAAGAAAGGTTTGTTGAAGTACTAAAACTTTCTAAAGAAGAAGCAATTTTTCCAGAGCTAGCACCTTATTTTGTGGCACTAGGGAGTGCATATTTTGCTGATACTACAGAAGAAATCTTTGACTATGATGGAGTAGTTAATTTACTATCACAAAAGAAAGAAAAAAAAGTTGAGCATTTAGTAAATCCATTATTTACTTCAGAAGAAGAATTTGAAACTTTTTTAAAAAGACATCAGAAAGTGACAGTTCCTACTAGAGATATCAC from Fusobacterium pseudoperiodonticum carries:
- a CDS encoding PhnE/PtxC family ABC transporter permease — translated: MTLDKFIKVHNTKTFLKILTIVIVLTLFFFTLNLDFQDYIDGFSRLKGLIAGMMRIETEDKKIVLFKMFETIITAFASSFIGVLLAVLCSPFLAANISNKYLAKFLTVCFSIFRTVPALVMAAILVSLIGIGSFTGFISLLIITFFSATKLLKEYLEEINPAKIQSFRSFGFSKFTFLRSCIYPFSKPYIISLFFLTLESSIRGASVLGMVGAGGIGEELWKNLSFLRYDKVSFIIVILLGFIFLTDTLSWFFRKKDNLIKITTSKGYKRSKFISNFVIIGVLILLVFSLNILYEDTNKISAPVFFERLFTFLKKFRNLDFTYSGKALLALWQSFLVAFFATVFAAPSAIIVSYFANSVTSNKIIAFLIKIFINFIRTFPPVIVAILFFSGFGPGLISGFFALYLYTTGVITKVYVDVLESVEVDYGLYGKSLGLRNFYIYLKLWLPSTYTNFVSIFLYRFESNMKNSSVLGMVGAGGIGQLLMNHIAFRNWEKVWVLLIFLIITIILIENLSEYIRNKVNK
- a CDS encoding pyridoxamine 5'-phosphate oxidase family protein, which encodes MAKLTDAIKDLILNPVKEGAWTAQLGWIATVREDGAPNIGPKRSCRIYDDATLVWNENTAGEIMKDIERGSKVAIAFANWDKLDGYRFVGTAEVHKEGKYYDEAVEWAKGKMGVPKAAVVFHIEEVYTLKSGPTAGTRID